A genome region from Apus apus isolate bApuApu2 chromosome 2, bApuApu2.pri.cur, whole genome shotgun sequence includes the following:
- the IGFBP3 gene encoding insulin-like growth factor-binding protein 3 isoform X2: protein MVPRPGVLRALVVAAVALLAPRAAAALAGPVVRCEPCDTRALQRCKPLRPDCAERVREPGCGCCLTCALRPGQPCGIYTERCGAGLSCQPRQKEARPLQALLEGRGLCTNATAGGKLGAFLSEPHAVGNSSDSQEDRSTTSAENQAIPNLQKVPHPKSHRLHIKMDIIRKVQAKNTQRYKVEYNSQTTDTMNLSSKSKQETEYGPCRREMEDTLNHLKILNVLSPRGFHIPNCDKKGFYKKKQ, encoded by the exons ATGGTGCCGCGGCCCGGCGTGCTGCGGGCACTGGTGGTGGCGGCGGTGGCGCTGCTGGCcccgcgggcggcggcggcgctggcGGGGCCGGTGGTGCGCTGCGAGCCCTGCGACACGCGGGCGCTGCAGCGCTGCAAGCCCCTGCGGCCCGACTGCGCCGAGAGGGTGCGGGAGCCGGGCTGCGGCTGCTGCCTCACCTGCGCTCTGCGCCCGGGACAGCCCTGCGGCATTTACACCGAGCGCTGCGGCGCCGGCCTGAGCTGCCAGCCGCGGCAGAAGGAGGCGCGGCcgctgcaggctctgctggaggGCCGCGGACTCTGCACCAACGCCACGGCGGGCGGCAAGCTGGGGGCCTTCTTGTCGGAGCCGCACGCTGTAG GAAATTCCAGTGATTCACAAGAGGACCGGAGTACCACCAGTGCAGAAAATCAGGCCATCCCAAACTTGCAAAAGGTGCCACATCCTAAATCGCATCGACTGCACATAAAAATGGATATAATCAGGAAAGTGCAAGCCAAAAATACTCAGCGCTATAAAGTGGAATACAATTCGCAGACTACGGATACAATGAATTTGTCTTCCAAATCCAAACAGGAGACTGAATAT GGTCCCTGTCGTAGAGAAATGGAAGACACTTTAAACCATCTAAAGATCCTGAATGTCTTGAGTCCCAGGGGCTTTCATATTCCGAATTGTGACAAGAAGGGGttttacaagaaaaagcaa